The Acidimicrobiales bacterium genomic sequence GCCCTCGATGCCGCGGCCGAGCTGGAAGCGACCATCGATGAGCTCGGCCTCTGAGAGCCGGGCCCCTCGGTGGGCCCGGTCGGGGCGGGCTGCCGCCTTGGCCCTGGCGGTGGCCGTGGTGGCCGCCGGGTGCGTGGCCCCGCCGGAGGGCGCCGTGGTCGACACGTCGTTCCTGGACGAGCCCCCCGTGGTCGACCCCCGCACCTACACCGTCCGCATCCGCAGCCAGACCTGCGAGGGCCTGGGCGTGGGCTCCGGCTTCCTCATCGACGAGAGCACCATCGTGACCAACCGTCACGTGGTGGAGGGGGCCGACAGCCTGGAGGTGGAGACGTCCGAGGGCGAGGACCTCACCGTGGGGGTGGCCTCCCAGGGGCTGCTGGCCGACCTGGCCATCGTCCGGCTGGACCGACCCATGGCCTCCGGCATGGGCCAGGACACGGCCGAGCTGGCCGCGGCCAACCCGGAGCCCGGCACCGACCTGCAGGCCTTCGGGTACCCGGGCGGCGGTCCCCTCACCGTCACCGACGGCCAGGTCGAGGACTACCAGGTCGACCCCCGCCTGGGGAACCTGTCGAAGGTCATCCGCTCCGACGTGGACATCGAGCCCGGCAGCTCCGGCGGGCCGGCCGTGGACGACGAGGATCGGGTGGTCGGCGTGGTGTACGCCATCGAGGTGGCCACCGAGAAGTCCCTCCTGGTCCCGGTGGAGACCCTCCAGCGCCTCCTGGCCAACGACGAGGGCCTGGAGCCGGTCGAGGGCTGCTGACCGCGCCGGGCGCGGGACGCTCGCGCCGCCAGCCGCCAGCCGCCAGCCGCCAGCCGCCAGCCGCCAGCCGCCAGCCGCCAGCCGCCAGCCGCCAGCCGCCAGCCGCCAGCCGGCGGGTCAGGGTGGGGGCGGCTCGGCGGTGACGTGGTCCACGGCCGCGGCCACGTCGGCCGGGAGGCCGGTGCCCCGCAGGTCGCGCCACATGCGGACGTGGTGCTCGGGCAGCGGGTGGAGGTCCCGGATGCGGTCGGCCAGGTCCTGCCGGCCCGGCATGGTGGCGAAGGCGGCCAGGTGGGGGGTGGTGGCCAGCATGGCCATGGTGCGCACACACTTCTCGCACTGCCCGCAGTTGGCGTCCGCGGTGCGGTGCTCCCAGCACACCCGCAGGTGCTGCTGGGGCAGCGGCTCGGCGGCGATGGCCCGGACCCGGTCGAAGCGGGGCAGGTCGGTGGGGCTGTGCTCGACGGCCAGGGTGCCGGGGGCGGACCAGAGGTGGTCGAGGTCGGGCCGCGACCCCCAGGGGATGAGGCGGCCGTTGGCGTAGCTGGGCGGGACGACCAGGCGCTCGACCACGTCGCTGGCCACCAGGCCGGCGGCGGCGATGGCCGCTCCGTGGTCCCGCCCCCAGTTGGCGGCGGTGATGGCCGGCTGGGCCCGCAGGTCGGTGCGGACGAACAGGGGGGCCAGGCCGAGGGCGGTGGCCACCGCCCGCACCGCTCCCATCTGGCTCTCGACCCGGTCGGTGTCGTCCCGGTCGATGTCGTAGCCCACGACGTACAGCAGGTGGGTGGGGTCGTGCCCCCCGTGGAGCAGGGCCCAGAACGAGTCCACCCCGCCGGTGAAGCACAGGGCGGTGCCCCGCCCCGGCGGCGGGGCGGGCGGTGGCTCCCCGGCGGCCGGCTCCGGGGGCCGGACCGGGCTGGCCGGGGCGTGGTCCCACCAGGTGGCCATGAGGGCGGCGGCCCGGTCCACGCCGGCGGCCCACCCCGGGTCGACGGCTCGATGGGGGACCAGGGTGGCCCCGGCGGCCAGGGCCGAGGGGACGTACGCGGTGAGGACGGCCTCGACCCGGTCGGAGGGCCGGTGGTCGAGCAGCTCGAAGGTGACGGCCCGCCCGTCGACGTCGACCTCTATGCCGTGCCACGGCCCGTCCTGCGTGCGCCGGGCCGGTCCCACCGCCCAGGCCGGCCCGGCCGGCCGGTCGTCCCCGTCCGGCCCTGGCCCCGGCCCCGGGTCGACGTGGGGATCGCCTCCGCCCGGCCTCGGCCTCGGCCCCGGGTCGGCGTCGGGGCCGCCGTCACCCGGTCCTGAGCCCTCGGTCTCGTCTCGTCTCCGCCACCACCGAGCCATGGCCGGCACCCTACCCAGGGGGCGCGGCCGGGCCGGCCGTGGGCGGCCACCGCGCCGCCACCACAGGTCGGGCCGCCTCGCAGGGCTGGCCCGCCGCCACCCCGGGTCGACGGCGCGAGCCCGGGGGCCCGCCCTGGCGGCGCTACTTCAGGAACTTGCTGGTGGTGTTGTCGGCCAGGACCTTGCCGCCGGTCTGGCAGGCCGGGCAGTAGGCCACCTCGTAGGAGCGGTACTCCACGGCCCGGATGACGTCGCCGCAGTCGGGGCACTCCTGGTCCTTGCGGTGGTGCACCGCCCCCGGCCGCTCCTTGGAGGCCGACATGTCGTCCCGGCCCCGCTCGAAGGCCAGGCCCTCGGCCACGCAGGCGGCGATGGCCTCCACGATGCGCTCGGCCTCGCCCTGCCCCATCTTCGACGTGGGGGCGAAGGGGGACAGGCGGGCCCGGTGGCAGACCTCGTTGGCCAGGCGGCGGCCCAGGCCGGCCAGGACGTGCTGGTCGCGCAGGAACCCGTGGAGGCGGGCGGAGTGCTGGGCCAGGAGGTCGGTCATGGCGTCGACGCCGATCCCGTCGGCGTCGGGTCCCAACCGGTCGAGGGGGGGCTGGGGCTCCGGGTCGCCGGACACCACCCAGACGCCGGCCTTGCGCTCGGTGCCGGCCTCGGTGAGGAGCAGGGCCCGGCCGTCGGCCAGAACCCACCGGGCCACGCCGTTGCGGGGCTTGGCTGCTTGCTTGGCGTCGAGGCGCAGCCGGCCGCCCTGCATCAGGTGGACCACGAACGTGGCCACCCCGAAGTCGAGCAGCAGGTGCTTGCCCCGCTGGCCGACGTAGGCCAGGGGGTGGTCCACGGCCACCTCGGGGGCGGGGTCGAAGGTCTTGAGGGCGGTGAACGACAGGGGCACGAACCGCTGGAGGGCGGCGCCGGCCAGGTCCCGGTCCAGGCGCTCGGCGTGGGCCCGGACCTCGGGCAGCTCGGGCATCAGGCCCCCCCGGAGGGGGCGACGGCCCGGACCGCGGCGAACACGTCGCCCAGCCCGGCCAGGGCCGGGGCCAGGTCGAGCAGCACGGCCACGTCGCCACCGACCCGGATGTGCCCGAGCACGAAGGCGGTGCGAGCCGCCATCTCGCCCCGGGCCACGGCCTCGGCCACGGCACGGTCCTGGGAGAAGGTCACGTCGGGGGCCTCGGCGGGGCCGGGTCGCACCGCCACGTCGCCGTCGTCGAGCACCAGGTGCCAACGGGTTCGCCGGGCGCCGTCCACCACCTCCTGGCCGATGACCACCCGGCGCCCGGCCGAGGCGGCGCGGAGGTCCTGGTCGGCCCGGGCCGCGGTGTCGAGGGCGGCCACCCACTCCTCGGACCACGGCTCCGGCATGCGCGCACCCTACCGGTGCGTCCTGTGGTTCGGTGCCCCCTGTGGGGCGCCTCGGCGGGGCCGGATGGCCGGGCCGGTGGGGGGCGGTGCCGGCCTCGCGACGCGGGGTGCGAGCGGCCGCCCCTACGCTCGGCCGATGGCCGAGCCCGAGCGCACCACCCCTGTCGCGGCCCGGGACGAGGGGCGCCATCGACCCGGTCCCGAGCCGTTGTGGAACGAGTCGTGGTACTTCGACTTCGCGGCGGCCGACGGGAGCCTGGGCGGCTACGTGCGCCTGGGCCTGTACCCCAACCTGGGGGTGGCCTGGTACTGGGCCTGCCTGGTGGGCGAGGGGCGCCCGCTGGTGACGGTGATCGACCACGACGTGCCCCTGCCCCGCACCGGGCTGGAGGTGCGGTCCGAGGGGCTGTGGGCCGACCACAACCTGGAGACCGCCCTCGACCACTGGTCGCTGGGGTGCGAGGCCTTCGCGGTGGGGGTCGACGACCCGACCGAGGTCTACGGCGACCTGCGGGGCGACCGGGTGCCCTTCGGCCTGGACCTGGAGTGGGAGACCGACGGCGGCGCCTACGCCTACCCCGGGGTCGACCGCTACGAGGTGCCGTGCCGGGTCACCGGCGAGGTCCTGGTGGGCGCCGAGCGCATCGAGGTCGACGGGCCGGGCCAGCGCGACCACTCGTGGGGCGCCCGCGACTGGTGGACCTACGGCTGGTGCTGGAGCTCGGCCGCCCTGGACGACGGCAGCCGCACCCACGCCACCCACGTCACCCTGGGCGACGAGGACCTCTACGCCACCGGCTACGTCCAGGCCCCGGACGGGCTGCCCCGGCCCGTCGACGGCGTCCGGCGGGGCCAGGACCTGGGGCCGACGGGTCTGCCCACGGCCGGCTGGGTCCACCTGGGCGGCCAGGACGGCGGGGCCGGCGCCCCCGTGGAGCTGGCGGTGGCCCCCGTCGCCTTCGCCCCGGTCCTGCTCACCGCGCCCGACGGCCGGGAGGCCCGGTTCCCCCGGGCCCTGTGCCGCTACACGGCGGCCGACGGTCGCACCGGGGTGGGCTGGACCGAGTGGAACCAGCCTCCACCCGGCTGAACCACCCGGCCGGCGCCGGTCAGCGGGGCCGGTCGGGCCGGAGGATGGCGTCGGCCTCGATCTCGACCCGCCACCGCTCGTCCAGCAACCCGGCCACCACCACGGTCGTGTTGGCCGGGCGGACGTCCCCGAAGGCGGCGCGGTGGG encodes the following:
- a CDS encoding DNA-formamidopyrimidine glycosylase family protein: MPELPEVRAHAERLDRDLAGAALQRFVPLSFTALKTFDPAPEVAVDHPLAYVGQRGKHLLLDFGVATFVVHLMQGGRLRLDAKQAAKPRNGVARWVLADGRALLLTEAGTERKAGVWVVSGDPEPQPPLDRLGPDADGIGVDAMTDLLAQHSARLHGFLRDQHVLAGLGRRLANEVCHRARLSPFAPTSKMGQGEAERIVEAIAACVAEGLAFERGRDDMSASKERPGAVHHRKDQECPDCGDVIRAVEYRSYEVAYCPACQTGGKVLADNTTSKFLK
- a CDS encoding SCP2 sterol-binding domain-containing protein encodes the protein MPEPWSEEWVAALDTAARADQDLRAASAGRRVVIGQEVVDGARRTRWHLVLDDGDVAVRPGPAEAPDVTFSQDRAVAEAVARGEMAARTAFVLGHIRVGGDVAVLLDLAPALAGLGDVFAAVRAVAPSGGA
- a CDS encoding serine protease, yielding MSSASESRAPRWARSGRAAALALAVAVVAAGCVAPPEGAVVDTSFLDEPPVVDPRTYTVRIRSQTCEGLGVGSGFLIDESTIVTNRHVVEGADSLEVETSEGEDLTVGVASQGLLADLAIVRLDRPMASGMGQDTAELAAANPEPGTDLQAFGYPGGGPLTVTDGQVEDYQVDPRLGNLSKVIRSDVDIEPGSSGGPAVDDEDRVVGVVYAIEVATEKSLLVPVETLQRLLANDEGLEPVEGC